Proteins encoded in a region of the Balneola sp. genome:
- a CDS encoding choice-of-anchor B family protein, whose protein sequence is MKRISILFYTFFIALTVQFAFAQTTPDGVLSQMQGFGQAVEISNGNVFIGEPNNIHIPGAVYIFTKDGDNWIQSNMIKAEDGDIGDSFGSSLSANGNLLMVGAPDRNDGEGGAYIFAQANDGTWSQLTMFTVASDSAISSAGSDVALGNGYAFVGIPSLGTGAVVVYKEDDGNWLQDTIIMNPDTAEADFGSAIDIDGMNLLIGAPTEDGGAAFVYSMDEENNWALSGTLKYNSLTEESRFASEVAIMGDLAVIGAYRNNSIGTAFLYRQTEGSWAPAGQLAAFDQNLRNSFGYSIAIAENEVLVGAVNANAGTGAIYRFPMDEDGNWTGSSRLESSGQQPGDFLGASLAADGGVVVTGLIGGDFRAGKAAILELDEDGNWMTSNVVISEPIGLLDPVTEGKVDCDAGAAGIFGCEQVNLISFLPTRDVGGDRGVRLNDIWGWEDPETGKEYALVGRSEGTSFVDLSDPSNPVYVANLPMTEGARANVWRDIKVYKDHAYIVADGAGQHGMQVVDLTKLRAFDGEPLLLEEDFVYDNVASAHNVVINEETGFAYIVGARGGGTTCGGGLHMVNIQDPKNPEFAGCFADPSTGRSGTGYSHDAQCVVYNGPDEEHSGKEICVGANETAISVADVTDKENPIALSTGSYPDFGYVHQGWFTDDHRYFYQNDELDELMGTVEQTRTIIWDLSDLDDPQVLAQFLNDNASSDHNLYIKDNLMYQSNYVSGLQVFDISDAANPEKVAYFDTFPFTEDAAGFSGTWSNYPYFKSGVVIMTSGTEGLFVLETTPELINR, encoded by the coding sequence ATGAAACGCATTTCAATTTTATTCTACACGTTTTTCATTGCGTTGACTGTTCAATTTGCTTTTGCACAAACCACTCCAGATGGGGTACTATCGCAAATGCAAGGGTTTGGACAGGCAGTTGAAATTTCAAACGGAAACGTATTCATCGGGGAACCTAATAATATTCACATTCCCGGGGCTGTGTACATCTTTACCAAAGATGGAGACAACTGGATACAAAGCAATATGATCAAAGCCGAAGATGGAGATATCGGTGATAGCTTTGGATCATCATTATCTGCAAACGGAAACTTGTTAATGGTTGGCGCGCCTGACAGAAACGACGGTGAGGGCGGTGCTTATATTTTTGCGCAAGCAAATGATGGTACCTGGTCTCAATTAACCATGTTTACAGTTGCTTCAGATTCTGCCATTAGTTCGGCAGGTTCCGATGTAGCTTTAGGCAATGGCTATGCTTTTGTTGGTATTCCTTCTCTAGGTACCGGAGCTGTAGTAGTTTACAAAGAAGATGACGGAAACTGGTTACAGGATACCATCATTATGAATCCCGATACTGCTGAAGCTGACTTCGGTAGTGCCATAGATATAGATGGCATGAACCTTCTGATAGGTGCCCCAACCGAAGATGGCGGAGCAGCTTTTGTATATTCTATGGACGAAGAGAATAACTGGGCGCTTAGTGGTACTCTTAAATACAACTCGCTTACAGAAGAAAGTCGTTTCGCCAGCGAAGTTGCAATCATGGGAGACTTAGCTGTCATCGGTGCTTACCGAAATAATTCTATTGGAACTGCTTTCTTGTATCGCCAAACAGAAGGTAGCTGGGCTCCAGCAGGGCAATTAGCTGCTTTTGATCAAAATCTACGCAACTCGTTTGGATATTCCATAGCTATTGCTGAAAACGAAGTATTAGTTGGTGCTGTAAACGCGAATGCCGGAACTGGTGCTATTTATCGTTTCCCAATGGATGAAGATGGAAACTGGACTGGTTCAAGCAGGCTTGAAAGTTCAGGTCAGCAGCCCGGAGATTTCTTAGGAGCTTCGCTTGCTGCAGACGGAGGTGTTGTTGTTACCGGTTTAATTGGTGGCGATTTCCGGGCTGGTAAAGCTGCAATTTTAGAATTGGACGAAGATGGAAACTGGATGACCTCCAATGTTGTAATCAGTGAACCAATTGGTCTATTAGATCCTGTTACAGAAGGGAAAGTTGATTGCGATGCTGGTGCGGCTGGAATATTTGGCTGTGAGCAGGTTAACCTAATCTCGTTCCTTCCAACAAGAGATGTTGGTGGCGATCGTGGAGTAAGACTTAATGATATCTGGGGATGGGAAGATCCTGAAACAGGTAAGGAGTATGCACTGGTAGGCCGTTCAGAAGGAACTTCGTTTGTTGACCTTAGCGACCCTTCAAACCCCGTTTATGTTGCAAACTTACCTATGACTGAAGGTGCTCGTGCAAATGTTTGGCGCGATATTAAAGTATATAAAGATCACGCGTACATCGTTGCTGACGGAGCTGGCCAACATGGAATGCAAGTTGTGGACCTAACAAAATTACGTGCATTTGATGGAGAACCATTATTGCTTGAAGAAGACTTCGTATACGACAATGTAGCTAGTGCACATAATGTGGTAATTAATGAGGAAACGGGTTTTGCATACATCGTTGGTGCCAGAGGTGGAGGAACCACTTGTGGTGGTGGCCTGCACATGGTAAATATCCAGGATCCTAAAAACCCAGAGTTTGCGGGCTGCTTTGCCGATCCTTCAACTGGGCGTAGTGGAACAGGATATTCTCACGATGCGCAGTGTGTAGTCTATAATGGGCCGGATGAGGAGCACAGTGGCAAAGAAATTTGTGTTGGTGCCAACGAAACCGCCATTAGTGTTGCTGATGTAACCGATAAGGAAAACCCAATTGCCCTTTCTACAGGGTCATATCCTGATTTCGGGTACGTTCATCAGGGTTGGTTTACTGATGATCATAGGTATTTCTATCAGAACGATGAATTGGATGAGTTAATGGGAACCGTTGAGCAAACCCGTACTATCATCTGGGATTTAAGTGATTTGGATGATCCACAAGTTCTGGCTCAATTCTTAAATGACAATGCTTCTTCAGATCACAACCTGTACATCAAAGACAACCTGATGTACCAATCAAACTATGTGAGTGGGCTTCAGGTATTTGATATCAGTGATGCAGCAAACCCTGAAAAGGTGGCTTATTTTGACACCTTTCCATTCACGGAAGATGCAGCAGGCTTCAGCGGAACCTGGAGTAACTACCCATACTTTAAAAGCGGTGTAGTAATTATGACTAGTGGAACGGAAGGTCTATTTGTTCTGGAAACAACACCGGAACTCATCAACCGTTAA
- a CDS encoding YncE family protein: protein MYVCNQNSASISVINVSSLEVETTIDLQSLGFSENAKPHHAAVEPDGSFWYVTLIGENRVLKFNRENELVAQTEMEVPGLLALHPTKDILFVGRSMSAVNPPQSFGMVSRSDMALNEEIDLFFTRPHAIATTADNKHVFVASLVSNQILSVDTETREQELITMEGMNHVFVNFAISPDQTTLVGTTQMTGKLFVFDIEDPLSPQLDKAIDVNAQPWHPVYSHDGARVYFGNKEGNSITVVDMTDLTIEKVIEHEGIAQPHGAALSSGDKYLFVTNNNMKMMMNMGGTDQKKDDHSGHGSHSNHEEMEMAKPGMVTVVDTETLEVVKVIPVGMNPTGIGSR, encoded by the coding sequence GTGTATGTATGTAACCAAAACTCAGCTTCTATTTCGGTTATTAATGTATCCTCGCTAGAGGTTGAGACAACTATTGACCTGCAATCTCTTGGGTTTTCTGAAAATGCAAAACCACATCATGCAGCAGTTGAGCCGGATGGATCTTTCTGGTACGTTACTTTAATTGGAGAGAACCGGGTACTAAAATTTAACCGGGAAAATGAATTAGTAGCTCAAACTGAAATGGAAGTACCAGGCTTACTAGCCCTTCACCCTACCAAGGATATTTTGTTTGTAGGTCGCTCAATGAGTGCAGTAAATCCCCCTCAAAGTTTTGGAATGGTCTCTAGAAGCGATATGGCCCTTAATGAAGAGATCGATTTATTTTTTACCCGGCCTCATGCAATAGCAACTACTGCAGATAATAAGCACGTATTTGTTGCAAGCCTGGTTTCCAACCAAATTCTATCCGTTGATACCGAAACCCGTGAGCAAGAATTAATTACTATGGAAGGGATGAATCATGTGTTTGTTAATTTCGCCATTTCTCCAGACCAGACTACCCTGGTTGGAACTACACAAATGACCGGGAAACTATTCGTTTTTGATATCGAAGACCCACTTTCTCCTCAACTTGATAAAGCTATCGATGTAAATGCTCAGCCGTGGCATCCAGTGTATTCACATGACGGAGCTCGTGTATATTTTGGAAATAAAGAGGGTAATTCCATTACCGTGGTGGATATGACTGACCTGACCATTGAAAAAGTAATTGAACATGAAGGTATTGCCCAGCCTCATGGTGCTGCGTTAAGTAGTGGCGATAAGTATCTCTTTGTTACCAATAACAACATGAAAATGATGATGAATATGGGTGGCACAGATCAAAAGAAAGACGATCATAGCGGACATGGCTCTCACTCAAATCATGAAGAGATGGAAATGGCAAAGCCCGGAATGGTTACCGTAGTTGATACAGAAACCCTTGAAGTAGTTAAGGTTATTCCTGTGGGCATGAACCCTACCGGAATCGGAAGCAGATAA
- a CDS encoding VCBS repeat-containing protein gives MTKAISIRVALCSTIVFLSLACGPAIKKSPSADQVPTYTRFVDPFPVFYGNGEKMDHPFLGGLNTPRPQFLDIDADGDPDLFVQEHTNELMFFENTDPDSDAPLTFRTDKYQNLDIGEWFRFIDMDKDGDFDLLTEKPFSYLSFYRNEGSAKEPVFVLVADSLKDAEGSPIFSDRQNIPNVTDIDSDGLLDLFIGSLDGTVSRYESIGDDENGLPRFQLLTTRFQNIEIVNEFGSMHGANTMTFMDIDSDGDQDIFWGDFFEPGVLLLENTGSSTNPNFQRQPQKFPPNDPVATSGYNAPALIDWGNDGDSDLFLGVLGGAFNANLTIAENFYFYEQEDKEFTLVTRQFLKIIDIGDESIPAVGDIDGDGDMDLLLANKIDPYDLKSSKLYGFENRGDVNNPEFHLMGTLNLPGAYHFAPELADLNGDGLADLLLGNWKGQVDFFPNTGSNFGSVVNELVKLPRGSNAVPRAVDIDADGDLDLVLGSSGGDLYHFENTGSKTEPVFTLREETFQGIETRHRSAPAFNDMDGDGDLDLMIGSKIEGIFYFRNDGDAKTPNFIRGEMPFPVATAPLSTPLFVDIDGDSINEFFVGTRSGGMLYYHLRK, from the coding sequence ATGACCAAAGCTATATCCATACGGGTTGCCCTATGTTCCACTATCGTATTCCTGTCCCTTGCCTGTGGTCCTGCAATAAAAAAATCTCCTTCGGCTGATCAAGTGCCTACTTATACACGCTTCGTTGATCCTTTTCCTGTGTTTTATGGAAATGGAGAGAAAATGGATCATCCTTTTTTAGGAGGATTAAATACGCCCCGACCTCAGTTTTTGGATATTGATGCTGATGGAGATCCAGATCTATTTGTCCAGGAACATACTAACGAGTTAATGTTCTTCGAAAACACAGATCCTGATTCAGACGCACCGCTCACATTCAGAACCGATAAATACCAGAATCTTGATATTGGAGAATGGTTCCGGTTCATAGATATGGATAAGGATGGGGATTTTGATCTGCTTACCGAAAAACCCTTCAGTTATCTCAGCTTTTATCGTAATGAAGGTTCAGCTAAGGAACCAGTCTTTGTATTAGTTGCCGATTCATTAAAAGATGCAGAAGGAAGCCCTATTTTTTCTGACCGGCAAAACATTCCCAATGTTACGGATATCGATTCTGACGGGCTTCTTGATTTGTTTATTGGGAGCCTTGATGGAACCGTAAGCAGGTATGAGTCTATTGGTGATGATGAGAACGGCCTACCAAGGTTTCAGCTTCTTACAACTAGATTTCAGAATATTGAGATTGTCAATGAATTTGGCTCCATGCATGGTGCAAACACCATGACCTTTATGGATATCGACTCTGATGGAGACCAGGATATTTTTTGGGGTGATTTTTTTGAACCAGGGGTACTCCTTCTGGAGAATACAGGGAGTAGTACTAACCCGAATTTCCAACGTCAGCCTCAAAAATTCCCCCCAAATGATCCTGTAGCAACAAGTGGATATAATGCTCCTGCTCTTATCGATTGGGGCAATGACGGAGACTCTGACCTCTTTCTTGGCGTTCTCGGAGGTGCTTTTAATGCAAACCTTACTATAGCTGAGAACTTCTATTTTTACGAGCAGGAAGATAAAGAATTCACCCTTGTTACCCGCCAGTTTCTCAAAATTATCGATATCGGAGATGAAAGCATTCCTGCAGTAGGCGATATAGACGGGGATGGGGATATGGATTTGTTACTGGCAAATAAAATAGATCCCTATGATCTGAAATCTTCCAAGTTATATGGATTTGAAAATCGAGGTGATGTCAATAATCCGGAATTTCATCTTATGGGCACCCTGAACTTACCCGGAGCCTATCACTTTGCCCCGGAACTTGCCGATTTAAATGGTGATGGCCTGGCCGACCTATTGCTCGGTAACTGGAAAGGTCAGGTGGATTTTTTTCCGAATACAGGTAGCAATTTTGGTTCAGTAGTTAATGAGCTGGTTAAACTGCCTCGCGGAAGTAACGCGGTACCAAGAGCTGTAGATATAGATGCCGATGGAGATTTGGATTTAGTGCTCGGTTCATCCGGCGGTGATTTATACCATTTTGAAAATACCGGATCTAAAACAGAGCCTGTGTTTACTTTAAGGGAAGAAACTTTTCAGGGAATAGAAACAAGGCACCGAAGTGCTCCTGCCTTTAACGATATGGATGGAGACGGTGATTTGGATCTGATGATTGGAAGTAAAATCGAAGGGATATTCTATTTTAGAAATGATGGAGATGCTAAGACTCCAAATTTTATTCGGGGGGAAATGCCATTTCCAGTTGCAACCGCTCCCTTAAGCACCCCTCTCTTTGTGGATATTGATGGAGATTCCATTAATGAGTTCTTTGTTGGTACCAGAAGTGGCGGGATGCTTTACTATCACCTTAGGAAGTAA
- the hppD gene encoding 4-hydroxyphenylpyruvate dioxygenase, with product MSMETLANPVLDQEQDFMPILGTDYVEFYVSNAKQAAHFYKSAFGFKSLAHAGLETGLRDRESYVVVQDKIRLVLTSPLKSGTDIGRHIDKHGDGVKVIALWVDDATYAYEEAVKRGAESYFVPVTESDDHGEVVRAGIRTYGETVHIFVERKNYTGVFLPGYKAWDSQYSPEPIGLKYVDHMVGNVELGAMNKWVKWYEDVLGFKQILSFDDNDISTEYTALMSKVMSNGNGRIKFPINEPAEGLKRSQIDEYLDFYEGAGVQHVAVATDDIIHTVTSLKERGVEFITVPTTYYDVLEERVGKIDEPIDKLKELGILVDRDDEGYLLQIFTRTVQARPTMFFEIIQRKGAISFGKGNFKALFEAIEREQEIRGTL from the coding sequence ATGTCCATGGAAACCCTAGCCAATCCTGTACTCGATCAAGAACAAGATTTCATGCCGATTCTAGGCACCGATTATGTAGAATTTTATGTTAGCAATGCCAAGCAGGCTGCTCATTTTTATAAATCAGCCTTTGGCTTTAAATCCCTGGCCCATGCCGGGCTTGAAACTGGTCTAAGAGATCGTGAATCCTATGTAGTGGTTCAGGATAAAATCCGGTTGGTACTAACCTCTCCCCTTAAAAGTGGAACCGATATTGGAAGGCACATTGATAAGCACGGTGACGGAGTTAAGGTAATTGCTCTTTGGGTAGATGATGCTACTTATGCCTATGAAGAAGCCGTAAAAAGAGGGGCTGAGTCTTATTTTGTGCCTGTTACTGAAAGCGATGATCACGGAGAAGTAGTTCGTGCGGGTATTCGTACCTATGGAGAAACAGTACATATTTTTGTAGAGCGCAAGAACTATACTGGCGTCTTTTTACCCGGATACAAAGCCTGGGATTCTCAGTATAGCCCCGAACCAATTGGTTTGAAATATGTAGACCACATGGTAGGAAATGTAGAGCTGGGAGCTATGAATAAATGGGTAAAGTGGTATGAAGATGTACTTGGTTTTAAGCAAATACTTTCCTTCGATGATAACGACATATCTACTGAGTACACCGCGCTTATGAGTAAGGTTATGAGTAATGGAAATGGTCGGATTAAATTCCCAATTAATGAACCTGCAGAAGGACTAAAACGATCTCAAATTGACGAATATCTTGACTTCTATGAAGGAGCAGGAGTTCAACACGTAGCAGTAGCTACCGATGATATCATCCATACCGTTACCAGCCTTAAGGAACGAGGCGTTGAGTTTATTACTGTTCCTACTACTTATTATGATGTATTGGAAGAGCGCGTTGGTAAAATTGATGAGCCCATCGACAAACTTAAGGAGTTAGGTATTCTTGTTGACCGTGATGATGAAGGGTATCTGCTCCAGATTTTCACAAGAACGGTGCAAGCACGCCCAACTATGTTCTTCGAAATCATCCAGCGAAAAGGAGCAATTTCTTTTGGAAAGGGTAATTTCAAAGCGCTATTTGAAGCAATTGAAAGGGAACAAGAGATCCGAGGAACCCTCTAA